A genomic segment from Micromonospora echinaurantiaca encodes:
- a CDS encoding BON domain-containing protein, with product MTYPWFFPHEFPSLFETRPTSEDARLACRLLDRMQRDPLLRHERICIEVQNRVVILDGVVSSAEVSAAAHDRAWSTPGVHDVNNRLRASAD from the coding sequence ATGACCTACCCCTGGTTCTTCCCCCACGAATTCCCGTCGCTGTTCGAGACCCGACCCACCTCCGAGGACGCCCGGCTGGCCTGCCGCCTGCTGGACCGGATGCAGCGGGACCCGCTGCTCAGACACGAACGGATCTGCATCGAGGTGCAGAACCGCGTGGTGATCCTGGACGGCGTGGTCAGTTCGGCCGAGGTGAGCGCCGCCGCCCACGACCGCGCCTGGAGCACCCCGGGCGTGCACGACGTCAACAACCGGCTGCGTGCCTCGGCGGACTGA